A genome region from Engraulis encrasicolus isolate BLACKSEA-1 chromosome 6, IST_EnEncr_1.0, whole genome shotgun sequence includes the following:
- the caiap gene encoding CARD- and ANK-domain containing inflammasome adapter protein, producing MSAASTKTTVNPYAIEVIRAKKEELVGGILNTEALLDLLADHGLVSHDQRLLVSSVRTQAERNSKLLDILVSRGERACRIFFYPCLKRAEPELYRSVRTYAGRVNEDIRDARRQLIGYLLERDHQTPGTESDTHKSSAALRKPSLETPPKLNKKNKAGIAKIIPDQWEPLEPEPLPSHIFTAVANGDLSLLEDLLSESSRDVNSFRQGSESDSLLHVAAEHGQLSVIELLLQGGAKLDARDQQGRTALHRAAAKGHTAAATVLVTAGADIYACDNASKTPLHLSAHSGHGETVQALVKVEEEEGRQQTTFLHMAAMRDEWEVAEAVLRAGAEPDSQDGGGKTPLCHAISRGHERTVTVLLNAGAQVDSDAMACAFDLNSKSMLSLLLQSARGGWKMTAESMNSTLFRAVRRNLGGIVTALVEGGGADVNTRDGQGYTPLLLAAELGHAEAFKALVDKSANLQGRLSNSMTALHLAAQSGSASITQVLLEKGVPPNITGPRDQTPLHTAVLHDRPSLVGLLLRSGADVNSVTQDGLTALHLASQRGQTEVVAQLLSAPQQQADLRLRDKEGRSALHWAAVQGEACVVKQLLAAGAESRAQEKEKKTPLHMAATEGHADAVTALLQLGKAKVEAKDMDGCTALHHAAAGGHTDAARALLSLAKNKTTVDSKNTWRRTPLHAASEQGHEAMVEMLLSAGAKINATDSNKDTALHCACRVGHLSTVQTLLSWSHNKEKANLMLTNNVKKTPLQVAEAGDTSSHTDIATLLKKKMFLIK from the exons ATGTCCGCCGCCTCGACCAAAACCACAGTGAACCCGTACGCCATCGAGGTCATCCGGGCCAAAAAGGAGGAACTGGTGGGAGGTATTTTAAACACGGAGGCGTTACTAGATCTTCTGGCCGACCACGGCCTCGTCTCACACGACCAGAGGCTCCTGGTGTCCAGCGTCCGAACGCAGGCGGAGAGGAACTCGAAGCTTCTGGACATCCTGGTTTCTCGCGGCGAGCGGGCCTGCCGGATCTTCTTCTACCCGTGTTTGAAAAGAGCGGAGCCGGAGCTCTACCGGTCTGTGCGGACGTACGCGGGGCGCGTGAACGAGGACATACGGGACGCTCGTCGGCAGCTGATTGGCTACCTGCTGGAGAGGGACCATCAGACACCCGGAACGGAGTCGGACACACACAAGTCATCAGCAGCACTCAGGAAACCCTCCCTGGAAACCCCCCCAAAACTAAACAAGAAAAACAAGGCCGGGATAGCCAAAATAATACCTGACCAATGGGAGCCTCTGGAACCAGAGCCCCTGCCAAGCCATATCTTCACAGCCGTTGCCAACGGAGACCTCAGCCTCCTGGAGGACTTGCTATCGGAGAGCAGCAGAGATGTGAACTCCTTCAGACAAGGCTCAGAGTCAGACAGCCTACTGCACGTGGCTGCAGAGCACGGACAGCTGTCAGTCATAGAGCTCCTCCTGCAAGGCGGGGCCAAGCTGGATGCCAGGGACCAACAGGGACGCACCGCTCTGCACAGGGCCGCAGCCAAGGGCCACACGGCCGCCGCCACCGTGCTAGTCACGGCAGGGGCCGACATCTACGCGTGCGACAACGCCTCGAAGACGCCCCTTCACCTGTCGGCACACAGTGGCCACGGGGAGACCGTGCAGGCCctggtgaaggtggaggaggaggagggcaggcag CAAACGACCTTTCTGCACATGGCGGCCATGCGGGACGAGTGGGAGGTGGCGGAGGCCGTGCTGCGTGCAGGGGCGGAGCCGGACAGCCAGGACGGCGGCGGGAAAACGCCACTGTGCCACGCCATCAGCAGAGGACACGAAAGAACCGTCACGGTGCTGCTGAACGCAGGCGCTCAAGTGGACTCGGACGCCATGGCTTGTGCGTTTGACCTCAACAGCAAGTCCATGCTGAGTCTTCTGCTTCAGAGCGCTCGGGGTGGATGGAAGATGACGGCGGAATCCATGAATTCCACACTGTTCCGAGCGGTGCGCAGGAATCTGGGTGGGATCGTAACGGCTCTCGTCGAGGGCGGCGGTGCTGACGTCAACACTCGGGATGGCCAAGGCTATACACCACTGCTATTGGCTGCGGAGCTGGGACACGCGGAGGCCTTCAAGGCGCTGGTGGACAAGAGCGCCAACCTGCAGGGAAGACTGTCCAACTCGATGACCGCGTTGCACCTGGCCGCTCAGAGCGGCAGTGCATCCATAACACAG GTTCTGCTTGAGAAGGGCGTTCCTCCAAACATCACAGGCCCCCGAGACCAGACTCCTCTCCACACGGCAGTCCTGCACGACAGGCCCTCGCTGGTCGGCCTGCTCCTCCGCTCCGGAGCCGACGTGAACTCCGTCACCCAGGACGGCCTGACGGCCCTGCACCTCGCCAGCCAGAGGGGGCAGACAGAGGTGGTGGCCCAGCTGCTCAGCGCCCCCCAGCAGCAGGCAGACCTCCGCCTGAGGGACAAG GAGGGCAGGAGTGCTCTGCACTGGGCGGCCGTCCAGGGGGAGGCCTGTGTGGTGAAGCAGCTGTTGGCGGCCGGCGCGGAGAGCAGGgcgcaggagaaggagaagaagacccCACTACATATGGCCGCCACCGAGGGACACGCGGACGCCGTCACGGCACTGCTGCAGCTGGGCAAGGCTAAg GTGGAAGCTAAGGACATGGATGGCTGTACGGCTCTGCACCACGCCGCTGCCGGCGGACACACGGACGCGGCCAGGGCGCTCCTCTCCCTGGCCAAGAACAAGACGACAGTGGACAGCAAGAACACCTGGAGGCGGACGCCGCTGCACGCCGCGTCCGAGCAAGGCCACGAGGCCATGGTGGAGATGCTACTGAGCGCCGGTGCCAAGATCAACGCCACAGACAGCAACAAGGACACGGCGCTGCACTGCGCCTGCCGTGTGGGACACCTGAGTACGGTACAGACGCTCCTCAGCTGGTCGCATAATAAGGAGAAGGCCAATCTGATGCTCACCAACAACGTCAAGAAGACGCCACTGCAGGTGGCCGAGGCCGGGGATACGTCGAGTCACACAGACATCGCTACTCTGTTGAAGAAAAAGATGTTTTTGATCAAATGA
- the jun gene encoding transcription factor AP-1: MSVKMETTFYDDSLNTAFTQHDGTGYGYNPKVLKHNMTLNLGDPSLSLKPHLRAKASDILTSPDVGLLKLASPELERLIIQSSNGLITTTPTPTQFLCPKNVTDEQEGFAEGFVRALAELHHQHMPNAPSVTSAPQTSVNNGMAPVSSVAGGAVYTSTMRADPPVYADLNTFNPAISSAPSAVPSYSTANGMTYTTSQPPHPMNTELAVQHPRLQALKEEPQTVPEMPGETPPLSPIDMESQERIKAERKRMRNRIAASKCRKRKLERISRLEDKVKNLKSQNSELASTANMLREQVAQLKQKVMNHVNSGCQLMLTQQLQTF; the protein is encoded by the coding sequence ATGTCTGTCAAGATGGAAACTACTTTCTACGATGACTCTTTGAACACTGCTTTCACCCAGCACGACGGCACCGGTTATGGATATAACCCAAAAGTACTGAAACACAACATGACGCTCAATCTGGGGGACCCCAGCCTCAGCCTCAAGCCTCACCTGCGCGCAAAAGCCAGCGACATCCTGACCTCTCCAGATGTCGGGCTGCTGAAGCTGGCCTCGCCGGAGCTGGAGAGACTCATCATCCAGTCCAGCAACGGGCTGATCACTACAACGCCGACCCCAACTCAGTTCCTGTGTCCGAAGAATGTCACTGACGAGCAGGAGGGCTTCGCCGAGGGCTTCGTCCGGGCGCTGGCGGAGCTGCACCACCAGCACATGCCCAACGCGCCGAGCGTCACCTCTGCCCCGCAGACGAGCGTCAACAACGGCATGGCACCTGTGTCTTCCGTGGCTGGCGGTGCTGTTTACACGTCAACCATGCGCGCTGACCCCCCCGTGTATGCGGACCTGAACACATTCAACCCGGCTATCAGCAGCGCGCCATCGGCAGTGCCAAGCTACAGCACGGCAAACGGCATGACCTATACCACGAGTCAGCCACCGCATCCGATGAACACGGAGCTCGCGGTGCAGCACCCACGACTCCAGGCGCTGAAGGAAGAGCCCCAGACTGTGCCGGAGATGCCGGGCGAGACGCCCCCTCTGTCCCCTATTGACATGGAGTCGCAGGAGCGGATCAAGGCAGAGAGGAAGCGCATGAGGAACAGGATCGCCGCCTCCAAATGCCGGAAGAGGAAGCTGGAAAGGATCTCCAGGCTGGAGGACAAAGTGAAAAACCTCAAGTCCCAAAACTCCGAGCTCGCCTCCACCGCGAACATGCTCCGCGAACAGGTAGCGCAGCTGAAACAGAAAGTTATGAATCATGTCAACAGTGGATGTCAGCTCATGTTGACGCAGCAGCTGCAGACCTTttga